The Canis aureus isolate CA01 chromosome 11, VMU_Caureus_v.1.0, whole genome shotgun sequence genome has a segment encoding these proteins:
- the DNAL4 gene encoding dynein axonemal light chain 4 isoform X4 translates to MGETEGKKEEADYKRLQTFPLVRHSDMPEEMRVETMELCVTACEKFSNNNESAAKMIKETMDKKFGSSWHVVIGEGFGFEITHEVKNLLYLYFGGTLAVCVWKCS, encoded by the exons ATGGGAGAgacagaagggaagaaagaggaggctGATTATAAGCGACTGCAGACCTTCCCTTTGGTCAGG CATTCGGACATGCCAGAGGAGATGCGAGTGGAGACCATGGAGCTATGTGTCACGGCCTGTGAGAAATTCTCCAACAACAACGAG AGCGCTGCCAAGATGATCAAGGAGACCATGGACAAGAAGTTCGGCTCCTCCTGGCACGTGGTCATCGGCGAGGGCTTTGGGTTTGAGATCACACATGAGGTGAAGAACCTCCTCTACTTGTACTTCGGGGGGACCCTGGCTGTGTGTGTCTGGAAGTGCTCCTGA
- the DNAL4 gene encoding dynein axonemal light chain 4 isoform X1, producing MGETEGKKEEADYKRLQTFPLVRHSDMPEEMRVETMELCVTACEKFSNNNESAAKMIKETMDKKFGSSWHVVIGEGFGFEITHEDRERDATKDEPGPARKRKDRLCTQRRDGGCEGPLEAEGFPGTGVGCPRPNAEGI from the exons ATGGGAGAgacagaagggaagaaagaggaggctGATTATAAGCGACTGCAGACCTTCCCTTTGGTCAGG CATTCGGACATGCCAGAGGAGATGCGAGTGGAGACCATGGAGCTATGTGTCACGGCCTGTGAGAAATTCTCCAACAACAACGAG AGCGCTGCCAAGATGATCAAGGAGACCATGGACAAGAAGTTCGGCTCCTCCTGGCACGTGGTCATCGGCGAGGGCTTTGGGTTTGAGATCACACATGAG GACAGGGAAAGGGATGCAACCAAAGATGAGCCAGGGCCAGCCAGGAAGAGGAAGGATCGCCTCTGCACCCAGCGCAGGGACGGAGGGTGTGAGGGGCCTCTGGAGGCTGAGGGCTTTCCTGGCACGGGGGTGGGCTGCCCCAGGCCCAATGCAGAAGGGATTTGA
- the DNAL4 gene encoding dynein axonemal light chain 4 isoform X3, with the protein MGETEGKKEEADYKRLQTFPLVRHSDMPEEMRVETMELCVTACEKFSNNNESAAKMIKETMDKKFGSSWHVVIGEGFGFEITHEPPGREPFVPPPPMHLVTRGRGCGCH; encoded by the exons ATGGGAGAgacagaagggaagaaagaggaggctGATTATAAGCGACTGCAGACCTTCCCTTTGGTCAGG CATTCGGACATGCCAGAGGAGATGCGAGTGGAGACCATGGAGCTATGTGTCACGGCCTGTGAGAAATTCTCCAACAACAACGAG AGCGCTGCCAAGATGATCAAGGAGACCATGGACAAGAAGTTCGGCTCCTCCTGGCACGTGGTCATCGGCGAGGGCTTTGGGTTTGAGATCACACATGAG ccGCCAGGCCGTGAACCTTTTGTACCGCCTCCACCCATGCACTTGGTAACCCGTGGCAGAGGGTGTGGGTGTCACTGA
- the DNAL4 gene encoding dynein axonemal light chain 4 isoform X2 yields the protein MGETEGKKEEADYKRLQTFPLVRHSDMPEEMRVETMELCVTACEKFSNNNESAAKMIKETMDKKFGSSWHVVIGEGFGFEITHEGTVPVGRGQVTEHRGSSVAQGFRPSAP from the exons ATGGGAGAgacagaagggaagaaagaggaggctGATTATAAGCGACTGCAGACCTTCCCTTTGGTCAGG CATTCGGACATGCCAGAGGAGATGCGAGTGGAGACCATGGAGCTATGTGTCACGGCCTGTGAGAAATTCTCCAACAACAACGAG AGCGCTGCCAAGATGATCAAGGAGACCATGGACAAGAAGTTCGGCTCCTCCTGGCACGTGGTCATCGGCGAGGGCTTTGGGTTTGAGATCACACATGAG GGTACTGTCCCTGTTGGGCGGGGTCAGGTGACCGAGCACCGTGGCAGCAGTGTTGCCCAGGGATTTCGTCCTTCTGCTCCCTGA
- the DNAL4 gene encoding dynein axonemal light chain 4 isoform X5, whose protein sequence is MGETEGKKEEADYKRLQTFPLVRHSDMPEEMRVETMELCVTACEKFSNNNESAAKMIKETMDKKFGSSWHVVIGEGFGFEITHEN, encoded by the exons ATGGGAGAgacagaagggaagaaagaggaggctGATTATAAGCGACTGCAGACCTTCCCTTTGGTCAGG CATTCGGACATGCCAGAGGAGATGCGAGTGGAGACCATGGAGCTATGTGTCACGGCCTGTGAGAAATTCTCCAACAACAACGAG AGCGCTGCCAAGATGATCAAGGAGACCATGGACAAGAAGTTCGGCTCCTCCTGGCACGTGGTCATCGGCGAGGGCTTTGGGTTTGAGATCACACATGAG AATTAG